The following are from one region of the Actinoplanes sp. L3-i22 genome:
- a CDS encoding co-chaperone GroES, giving the protein MLHDRVLVRQDGGEGERRSTAGIVIPATASMGRRLSWATAVGVGPNVRSIVVGDRVLFDPDDRSEVELHGKGYVLLRERDVHAVAADRVEPDGTGLYL; this is encoded by the coding sequence ATGTTGCACGACCGAGTCCTCGTCCGGCAGGACGGCGGGGAGGGTGAACGCCGGTCCACCGCGGGCATCGTCATCCCGGCCACCGCGTCGATGGGCCGGCGGCTGTCCTGGGCCACCGCGGTGGGCGTCGGGCCGAACGTCCGCTCGATCGTGGTCGGTGACCGGGTCCTGTTCGACCCGGACGACCGTTCCGAGGTGGAGCTGCACGGCAAGGGCTATGTGCTGCTCCGCGAGCGGGACGTGCACGCGGTCGCCGCCGACCGGGTCGAGCCGGACGGGACCGGCCTCTACTTGTAG
- a CDS encoding DUF1416 domain-containing protein, producing MTSPTAAANIAAGCAAPDQSAPLPASVDLQKETVITGLVSTAEGELVGGAYVRLLDSSGEFTAEVVTSPEGVFRFFAAPGSWTLRALSRFGNGELAVDATRGVNEVALSVAAA from the coding sequence ATGACTTCTCCCACCGCCGCTGCCAACATCGCCGCCGGTTGCGCCGCTCCTGACCAGTCCGCTCCCCTCCCCGCGAGCGTCGACCTGCAGAAGGAAACCGTCATCACCGGCCTGGTGAGCACCGCCGAGGGTGAGCTCGTGGGCGGCGCGTACGTGCGCCTCCTCGACTCGTCCGGCGAGTTCACCGCCGAGGTCGTCACCTCGCCGGAGGGCGTCTTCCGCTTCTTCGCCGCGCCCGGCTCGTGGACGCTGCGCGCCCTGAGCCGCTTCGGCAACGGCGAGCTCGCCGTCGACGCCACCCGTGGCGTCAACGAGGTCGCCCTCAGCGTCGCGGCTGCCTGA
- a CDS encoding AI-2E family transporter, protein MNRLQRVRENLRKAYDTGREAARMARIKPPPEPEPEDDDVERFVPAPPEPAVVHGSTNSLDDVDVPHSLRIAAAWSWRLIVVGLVGYVGLRFIGLVSVVVIPLAIALLLTALLGPAVGWLLKLHLPRSLATFLVLIGGLGAVAGTLTLVVNQFIDGVPQLTEKASAGVRQIQDWARTGPLHLSDHQVDQAIDSAQNWVNDNTSSLTSTGISTATTVFELLTGLLLVLFSTFFFLRDGRKIWRFVVRLFPVNARWSLADAGDASWTTLGAYVRATVLVAFIDAVGIGLALVLLHVQFPFPLAALVFLGAFVPIIGAAVSGSVAVLVALVTQGWVVALITLGAVILVQQLEGHVLQPLIMGRAVAIHPLAVIIGIACGVVLAGIIGALVAVPLIAVMNTGVRRLSRRRPEIPPDAVVVTAGS, encoded by the coding sequence GTGAACCGCTTGCAACGTGTCCGGGAGAACCTGCGGAAGGCCTACGACACGGGACGGGAGGCGGCCCGGATGGCGCGGATCAAGCCACCGCCGGAGCCCGAGCCGGAGGACGACGACGTCGAGCGCTTCGTCCCGGCGCCACCCGAGCCGGCCGTCGTGCACGGGTCGACGAACAGCCTGGACGACGTGGACGTGCCGCACTCGCTGCGGATCGCCGCGGCCTGGAGCTGGCGGCTGATCGTGGTCGGTCTGGTCGGCTACGTCGGGCTGCGGTTCATCGGCCTGGTCAGCGTGGTGGTCATCCCGCTCGCGATCGCGCTGCTGCTCACCGCGCTGCTCGGCCCGGCCGTCGGCTGGCTGCTCAAGCTGCACCTGCCGCGGTCGCTGGCGACGTTCCTGGTGCTGATCGGCGGGCTGGGCGCGGTGGCCGGCACGCTGACCCTGGTGGTGAACCAGTTCATCGACGGGGTGCCGCAGCTGACCGAGAAGGCCAGCGCCGGCGTCCGGCAGATCCAGGACTGGGCGCGGACCGGCCCGCTGCACCTCTCCGACCACCAGGTCGACCAGGCCATCGACTCCGCGCAGAACTGGGTGAACGACAACACCTCGTCGCTCACCTCGACCGGCATCTCCACCGCGACGACCGTCTTCGAGCTGCTCACCGGCCTGCTGCTGGTGCTCTTCTCGACGTTCTTCTTCCTGCGCGACGGGCGCAAGATCTGGCGGTTCGTCGTCCGGTTGTTCCCGGTGAACGCGCGCTGGTCACTGGCCGACGCCGGCGACGCGTCCTGGACGACGCTGGGCGCCTACGTGCGGGCCACCGTGCTGGTCGCGTTCATCGACGCGGTCGGCATCGGGCTGGCCCTGGTGCTGCTGCACGTGCAGTTCCCGTTCCCGCTGGCCGCGCTGGTGTTCCTGGGCGCGTTCGTGCCGATCATCGGGGCCGCCGTCTCCGGCTCGGTCGCGGTGCTGGTCGCGCTGGTCACCCAGGGCTGGGTGGTCGCGCTGATCACGCTGGGCGCGGTGATCCTGGTCCAGCAGCTGGAGGGCCACGTCCTGCAGCCGCTGATCATGGGCCGGGCGGTGGCGATCCATCCGCTCGCGGTGATCATCGGGATCGCCTGCGGCGTGGTGCTGGCCGGGATCATCGGCGCGCTGGTCGCGGTCCCGCTGATCGCGGTCATGAACACCGGCGTCCGCCGCCTGTCCCGCCGCCGCCCGGAGATCCCTCCGGACGCGGTCGTGGTCACCGCCGGCAGCTAA
- a CDS encoding PrsW family intramembrane metalloprotease encodes MADVPPTGSPDPVPQTENSPAPGTVTAVEVAPDAVPPFPTEAVQTVAPIPGRRSGWRRWLPVTGVIALIASAAIGMLIFLGYNIGLAGLAIGLTAAILPVPLLASAFAWLDRYEPEPVKYLIFCFAWGAAVATAAALAVNTGASWLFDKVGLPDALVAVLVAPFIEESMKALGPILLFWRRRAEWSGITDGIVYCGLSALGFAMVENVLYLGGHGYAAGAEQYGPATGLTNVFLIFIVRILFTGFAHPLFTSMTGIGLGIAARSADKHVRWLAPIGGLLLAMILHGTFNLLPTLSAATGQTLIMLYGYLGFMVPFFFAVVGFAIALRSWEGRLTERVLHLYVRTGWFAPPEVAALGSLGRRHSARQWAKRVAGPAGGKAMKSFQFAATRLAIVRDGMQRGLAGDPREMTKATLEERELLGAITGYRGVFAGRDPQTPPAWWDGQSYRIAFPDGVVRSVAPPAEPVMPVPVQLPPPMPVYPPGWGYPGGPGAYGPPPPGGPGGYGPPPFAPMPPQHPGPQYPGQYPGQYPPPYK; translated from the coding sequence ATGGCCGACGTACCACCGACCGGATCACCCGATCCGGTCCCGCAGACCGAGAACTCCCCCGCGCCGGGCACCGTGACGGCCGTGGAGGTCGCGCCGGACGCCGTGCCCCCGTTCCCCACCGAGGCGGTGCAGACCGTCGCCCCGATCCCGGGCCGCCGCTCCGGCTGGCGCCGCTGGCTCCCGGTCACCGGTGTGATCGCGCTGATCGCCTCGGCCGCGATCGGCATGCTGATCTTCCTGGGCTACAACATCGGCCTGGCCGGTCTGGCCATCGGCCTGACCGCGGCGATCCTGCCGGTCCCGCTGCTGGCCAGCGCGTTCGCCTGGCTGGATCGGTACGAGCCGGAGCCGGTGAAGTACCTGATCTTCTGCTTCGCCTGGGGCGCCGCGGTGGCGACCGCGGCGGCGCTCGCGGTGAACACCGGCGCCTCCTGGCTGTTCGACAAGGTCGGCCTGCCGGACGCGCTGGTCGCGGTGCTGGTCGCGCCGTTCATCGAGGAGTCGATGAAGGCGCTCGGCCCGATCCTGCTGTTCTGGCGGCGCCGCGCCGAGTGGTCCGGCATCACCGACGGCATCGTCTACTGCGGGCTCTCCGCGCTCGGCTTCGCCATGGTGGAGAACGTGCTCTACCTGGGCGGGCACGGCTACGCGGCGGGCGCCGAGCAGTACGGTCCGGCCACCGGCCTGACCAACGTCTTCCTGATCTTCATCGTCCGGATCCTGTTCACCGGCTTCGCGCACCCGCTCTTCACCTCGATGACCGGCATCGGCCTGGGCATCGCGGCGCGCTCGGCCGACAAGCACGTGCGCTGGCTCGCCCCGATCGGCGGCCTGCTGCTCGCGATGATCCTGCACGGCACGTTCAACCTGCTGCCGACGCTCTCCGCGGCCACCGGGCAGACCCTGATCATGCTGTACGGCTATCTCGGCTTCATGGTCCCGTTCTTCTTCGCGGTGGTCGGGTTCGCGATCGCGCTGCGCAGCTGGGAGGGCCGGCTCACCGAGCGGGTCCTGCACCTCTACGTGCGTACCGGGTGGTTCGCGCCGCCCGAGGTGGCCGCACTGGGCAGCCTGGGTCGCCGGCACTCGGCCCGCCAGTGGGCGAAGCGGGTGGCCGGCCCGGCCGGTGGCAAGGCGATGAAGAGCTTCCAGTTCGCCGCGACCCGGCTGGCGATCGTGCGCGACGGCATGCAGCGCGGGCTGGCCGGCGATCCGCGCGAGATGACCAAGGCCACGCTGGAGGAGCGCGAGCTGCTCGGCGCGATCACCGGCTATCGCGGGGTGTTCGCCGGGCGTGACCCGCAGACCCCGCCGGCCTGGTGGGACGGGCAGAGCTACCGGATCGCGTTCCCGGACGGGGTGGTCCGCTCGGTGGCGCCGCCGGCCGAGCCGGTCATGCCGGTGCCGGTGCAGCTCCCGCCGCCGATGCCGGTGTACCCGCCGGGCTGGGGATACCCGGGCGGCCCCGGGGCCTACGGCCCGCCGCCTCCGGGTGGCCCGGGGGGCTACGGCCCGCCGCCGTTCGCGCCGATGCCGCCGCAGCACCCGGGTCCGCAGTACCCCGGGCAATACCCCGGGCAGTACCCGCCGCCCTACAAGTAG